The following coding sequences lie in one Leucobacter allii genomic window:
- a CDS encoding NAD-dependent succinate-semialdehyde dehydrogenase produces the protein MTLLTPSAERTAASDAALASLPGFANHEPGAGEFAVLDPSTEERIATLPSFDAAAAVEQLGIADAAGRAWAATTPRHRSDTLRRAYEVLLANRDRLAAVISREMGKTLVEAAGEVQYAGDYVRWYAEELLRPGGNYRENPAGGSTILTRRAPVGLSVLIAPWNFPMAMITRKIAPALAAGCGAVIKPASLTPLTTLLTVELMVEAGVPRELMRVVTTTDSRAFSEAVLADPRTRKISFTGSTGVGSTLMGLAARHVVKSSMELGGNAPLIVFDDADLERAVEGAYAAKMRNGGQSCIAANRILVQDGIADAFVEAFAERMAGVRLGHAIAEGAGLGPVVNRAAVENFSRLVGDAVERGAELRAGGSAREGAGYFFEATVLDRVPAGAEIANTEIFGPVAAISRFSGEAEAIAAANHTPFGLAGYVFTENLDRALNVADALETGLVGINNGVPSNPAAPFGGVKQSGLGREGSGEGLEEYQEIRFYNIARRATAEPRPASRTDAS, from the coding sequence ATGACCCTGCTCACGCCCTCCGCGGAGCGCACCGCCGCCTCCGACGCCGCCCTCGCGAGCCTGCCGGGCTTCGCGAACCACGAGCCGGGCGCGGGCGAGTTCGCGGTGCTCGACCCCTCGACCGAGGAGCGCATCGCCACGCTTCCGAGCTTCGATGCGGCCGCCGCCGTGGAGCAGCTCGGCATCGCCGACGCGGCGGGGCGCGCTTGGGCCGCGACCACGCCGCGCCACCGTTCCGACACCCTCCGCCGGGCGTACGAGGTGCTCCTGGCGAACCGGGACCGGCTCGCGGCGGTGATCAGCCGCGAGATGGGCAAGACCCTCGTCGAGGCCGCCGGCGAGGTGCAGTACGCGGGCGACTACGTCCGCTGGTACGCCGAGGAGCTGCTGCGGCCGGGCGGGAACTACCGCGAGAACCCGGCGGGCGGCTCGACGATCCTCACGAGGCGCGCCCCCGTCGGGCTGTCCGTGCTCATCGCCCCCTGGAACTTCCCCATGGCCATGATCACCCGCAAGATCGCGCCGGCGCTCGCCGCGGGCTGCGGGGCGGTGATCAAGCCCGCGAGCCTCACCCCGCTCACGACGCTGCTCACGGTCGAACTCATGGTCGAGGCCGGGGTGCCGCGCGAGCTCATGCGCGTCGTCACCACCACCGACTCGCGCGCCTTCAGCGAGGCCGTCCTCGCCGACCCCCGCACCCGCAAGATCTCCTTCACCGGTTCGACCGGGGTCGGCTCGACGCTCATGGGCCTCGCCGCGCGGCACGTGGTCAAGAGCTCGATGGAGCTCGGCGGCAATGCGCCCCTCATCGTGTTCGACGACGCGGATCTCGAACGGGCCGTGGAGGGGGCCTACGCCGCGAAGATGCGCAACGGCGGGCAGTCCTGCATCGCCGCCAACCGGATCCTCGTGCAGGACGGCATCGCCGACGCCTTCGTCGAGGCCTTCGCGGAGCGCATGGCCGGCGTGCGGCTCGGGCACGCGATCGCGGAGGGCGCCGGGCTCGGCCCCGTCGTGAACCGGGCCGCGGTCGAGAACTTCTCCCGGCTCGTCGGCGACGCGGTGGAGCGCGGCGCCGAGCTGCGCGCGGGCGGCTCGGCGCGGGAGGGCGCCGGCTACTTCTTCGAGGCGACCGTGCTCGACCGGGTGCCGGCGGGTGCCGAGATCGCGAACACCGAGATCTTCGGCCCGGTGGCGGCGATCAGCCGCTTCTCCGGGGAGGCCGAGGCGATCGCGGCCGCCAACCATACGCCCTTCGGGCTGGCCGGCTACGTCTTCACCGAGAACCTCGACCGGGCCCTCAACGTGGCCGACGCCCTCGAGACCGGCCTCGTGGGCATCAACAACGGCGTCCCCTCCAATCCGGCCGCCCCCTTCGGCGGGGTCAAGCAGTCCGGGCTCGGCCGCGAGGGCAGCGGCGAGGGGCTCGAGGAGTACCAGGAGATCCGTTTCTACAACATCGCCCGCCGAGCGACGGCCGAACCGCGCCCCGCATCCCGCACCGACGCATCCTGA
- a CDS encoding SDR family NAD(P)-dependent oxidoreductase yields the protein MTDARVALVTGATSGIGIVIAEQLRERGLRVAVTGRSAERGREVERRLGPGARFLRADLTETGAAAEVVARTVAEFGRLDVAVNNAAIDHTNELLEVGEEEIRRTFETNTFAAMNLLIAAARQMREQGDGGSIVNVTSRLASIGVPTMGVYSASKGAMLAFTKAAAIDLAPHDIRVNAVAPGMTRTPLYQEWLDGLPDPEGEARRVAEAIPLGRIAEPADVAAVVAFLASPEAAYLTGVSIPVEGGYLAK from the coding sequence ATGACTGACGCACGCGTCGCCCTCGTGACGGGCGCCACTTCCGGGATCGGGATCGTCATCGCCGAGCAGCTGCGGGAGCGGGGGCTCCGCGTCGCCGTGACCGGCCGCAGCGCGGAGCGCGGCCGGGAGGTGGAGCGCCGCCTCGGCCCGGGGGCGCGCTTCCTCCGCGCCGACCTGACCGAGACCGGGGCGGCGGCGGAGGTCGTGGCGCGCACCGTCGCCGAGTTCGGTCGGCTCGACGTCGCCGTGAACAACGCCGCCATCGACCACACGAACGAGCTGCTGGAGGTCGGCGAGGAGGAGATCCGCCGCACCTTCGAGACGAACACCTTCGCGGCCATGAACCTGCTCATCGCCGCCGCCCGGCAGATGCGGGAGCAGGGCGACGGCGGCTCGATCGTGAACGTCACCTCCCGTCTCGCGAGCATCGGCGTGCCGACGATGGGGGTCTACAGCGCCTCGAAGGGGGCCATGCTCGCGTTCACGAAGGCGGCAGCGATCGATCTCGCGCCGCATGACATCCGGGTGAACGCCGTGGCGCCCGGCATGACGCGCACACCGCTCTACCAGGAGTGGCTCGACGGCCTGCCCGACCCCGAGGGCGAGGCCAGGCGCGTGGCCGAGGCGATCCCGCTCGGCCGGATCGCCGAGCCCGCCGACGTGGCGGCCGTCGTCGCCTTCCTCGCCTCGCCGGAGGCCGCGTACCTCACGGGCGTCTCGATCCCGGTCGAGGGCGGATACCTGGCGAAGTAG
- a CDS encoding M20 family metallopeptidase: MSGAVGGAGAAARAIAAIDAARIAADTCELIGGRGENPGETEAETVRRLRAACERIGATVELQELAPGRPNLHAAIGPEDGPAVLFLGHSDVVPAGEGWSADAFAARRVAGVRGEAIVGRGAADMKGGLAAVLAAMAAVHGEAPGIRLELLCTVDEEDRSQGVRAWLAEHPPRDYLACIVAEPTDLEIVIGCRGATNLAVDVVGASAHAGRPADGASSISAAARIVELVRGLHDRAVAGPADPLLGTPTWNVGTIAGGSGTSMVPRATSLTIDRRTMPGEDPGRILDALLGLARADIAASGIAGAERIEVRGRVDMVMPGFRADDAAAVVGIAADALRRLGAAVAITGWTAACEGGFIAEHHGAPTIILGPGDINAQAHQPDERVELADLVTAARAYALIALGLAASSPATPADRGLPQTIAAGGTAHD, encoded by the coding sequence ATGAGCGGCGCCGTGGGCGGCGCCGGCGCGGCCGCGCGGGCGATCGCGGCGATCGACGCGGCGCGCATCGCCGCCGACACCTGCGAGCTCATCGGCGGGCGCGGCGAGAACCCCGGCGAGACCGAGGCGGAGACCGTCAGGCGGCTGCGCGCGGCGTGCGAGCGCATCGGCGCGACCGTCGAGCTGCAGGAGCTCGCCCCCGGTCGCCCCAATCTGCACGCCGCGATCGGCCCCGAGGACGGGCCCGCCGTGCTCTTCCTCGGGCACAGCGATGTCGTGCCGGCGGGCGAGGGCTGGAGCGCCGACGCCTTCGCGGCGCGGCGCGTCGCGGGCGTGCGCGGCGAGGCGATCGTCGGCCGCGGCGCCGCCGACATGAAGGGCGGACTCGCCGCGGTGCTCGCCGCGATGGCCGCCGTGCACGGGGAGGCGCCCGGCATCCGGCTCGAGCTCCTGTGCACGGTCGACGAGGAGGACCGCTCGCAGGGGGTGCGCGCCTGGCTCGCCGAGCATCCGCCGCGCGACTACCTCGCCTGCATCGTCGCCGAGCCGACCGACCTCGAGATCGTGATCGGCTGCCGGGGTGCCACGAACCTGGCCGTCGACGTCGTCGGCGCCTCGGCCCATGCCGGTCGGCCGGCGGACGGCGCGAGCTCGATCTCGGCGGCCGCGCGCATCGTGGAGCTCGTGCGCGGACTCCACGACCGCGCCGTCGCCGGTCCCGCCGACCCGCTGCTCGGCACGCCGACATGGAATGTCGGCACCATCGCGGGCGGCAGCGGCACCTCGATGGTGCCGCGCGCGACGAGCCTCACGATCGATCGCCGCACGATGCCGGGGGAGGACCCGGGGCGGATCCTCGACGCGCTCCTCGGCCTCGCCCGCGCCGACATCGCGGCGTCGGGGATCGCCGGCGCCGAGCGCATCGAGGTGCGGGGGCGCGTCGACATGGTCATGCCGGGGTTCCGGGCCGACGACGCGGCGGCCGTGGTCGGCATCGCGGCCGACGCGCTCCGCCGGCTCGGCGCCGCCGTCGCGATCACCGGGTGGACCGCCGCCTGCGAGGGCGGCTTCATCGCCGAGCATCACGGCGCCCCGACGATCATCCTCGGCCCAGGCGACATCAACGCCCAGGCCCACCAGCCCGACGAGCGCGTCGAGCTCGCCGACCTCGTCACGGCGGCCAGGGCCTACGCGCTCATCGCCCTCGGGCTGGCGGCGTCCTCGCCGGCGACGCCGGCCGACCGCGGGCTCCCGCAGACCATCGCAGCAGGAGGAACAGCACATGACTGA
- a CDS encoding PLP-dependent aminotransferase family protein, which produces MTRLLAPPRSDRELVGSLIDSSTALLAAQTHDVVRFAMGAPSEDLMPIAELDEAFATARRGRYDYGDSAGEPRLREQILRLAAEAGAPTRDERVLVTTGGMQGLDLAFKLCLDPGDLVIVEAPTYTNGHATALSYGAEVLGAPTDADGLVVDALPGLVERAGRLPRAIYTIPTFQNPTGVTMSRERRVRLLELAERWGALVIEDDPYGMLRFDGDPAPSLAQIAPDHPLVFQVRTFSKTIAPGLRVGWIDVDPELRERAVAAKQAMDTCTGVPVQHGVAAFLEAGRLRPHVDRLLPLYRERKDAMRRELDRVFGDRVVATDPEGGFFLWLTFTGELGGLDTEALFPDALAEGVAYIPGPAFTVDGSMRDALRLCFATSSPERIAEGVERLARAAERTAGGGAGGVR; this is translated from the coding sequence ATGACCCGCCTGCTCGCCCCGCCGCGTTCCGACCGGGAGCTCGTCGGCTCCCTGATCGATTCCTCGACGGCCCTGCTCGCCGCGCAGACGCACGACGTCGTGCGCTTCGCCATGGGCGCGCCGAGCGAGGACCTCATGCCGATCGCCGAGCTCGACGAGGCCTTCGCCACCGCGCGCCGTGGCCGCTACGACTACGGCGATTCGGCGGGCGAGCCCCGGCTGCGCGAGCAGATTCTCCGGCTCGCCGCCGAGGCCGGCGCCCCCACGCGCGACGAGCGCGTGCTGGTGACGACCGGCGGGATGCAGGGCCTCGACCTCGCGTTCAAGCTCTGCCTCGATCCCGGCGATCTCGTCATCGTCGAGGCGCCCACCTACACGAACGGCCACGCCACGGCGCTCAGCTACGGCGCCGAGGTGCTCGGCGCCCCGACGGACGCGGACGGACTCGTCGTCGACGCGCTGCCCGGGCTCGTGGAGCGCGCCGGCCGGCTCCCGCGGGCGATCTACACGATCCCGACCTTCCAGAACCCGACGGGCGTCACGATGAGCCGCGAGCGGCGCGTGCGCCTGCTCGAGCTCGCCGAACGCTGGGGCGCCCTCGTCATCGAGGACGACCCCTACGGCATGCTCCGCTTCGACGGGGATCCCGCCCCGAGCCTGGCGCAGATCGCCCCGGATCATCCCCTCGTCTTCCAGGTGCGCACCTTCTCGAAGACGATCGCCCCCGGACTCCGCGTCGGATGGATCGACGTCGATCCGGAGCTGCGCGAGCGCGCCGTCGCCGCCAAGCAGGCCATGGACACCTGCACGGGTGTACCGGTCCAGCACGGCGTCGCCGCCTTCCTCGAGGCCGGGCGGCTGCGGCCGCACGTCGACCGGCTGCTGCCGCTCTACCGCGAGCGCAAGGACGCCATGCGCCGCGAGCTCGACCGGGTCTTCGGCGACCGGGTCGTCGCCACCGATCCCGAGGGCGGCTTCTTCCTCTGGCTGACCTTCACCGGCGAGCTCGGAGGCCTCGACACCGAGGCGCTCTTCCCCGATGCGCTCGCCGAGGGCGTCGCCTACATCCCGGGGCCCGCGTTCACCGTCGACGGATCCATGCGGGACGCGCTGCGCCTGTGCTTCGCCACCTCCTCGCCCGAGCGCATCGCCGAGGGCGTCGAACGGCTGGCGCGGGCGGCCGAGCGAACCGCGGGCGGCGGCGCGGGCGGCGTCCGATGA
- a CDS encoding M24 family metallopeptidase, which translates to MTAALVAPAELDARLERVRAAMRGAELDGLLVADPANIFYLSGYNAWSFYTPQLLFVPLEGEPVLAMREMDALGAHRTAIRYADGVLGYPEPLVHRPDTHPMVWVAEQLRERGHARRGRIGFEGDAHFFAVRSYLALREGIPEWDLVESRELVNWVRLVKSDFEIGEMRAAGRVASAAMRAAVDAIEEGVPLYELAARVQAAQARGVAGADGDYPAIVPMFLYGDGADTPHLTWTDERFGADTAVSIELAGAHHRYHAPLARTVALGRPSPELERLAAVTVEGLDAALAVLEPGRTPADAHAAFSRVLAGHGLEKRSRLGYSIGIGFPPDWGERTVSLRADDRTELRENMTFHVIAGMWMTGYGFEASESVRVAPGGADVLTDAPRRLIVKETP; encoded by the coding sequence ATGACCGCAGCACTCGTCGCCCCGGCCGAGCTCGACGCGCGCCTGGAACGGGTGCGCGCGGCCATGCGCGGGGCGGAGCTCGACGGGCTCCTCGTCGCCGACCCGGCGAATATCTTCTACCTGAGCGGCTACAACGCGTGGTCCTTCTACACGCCGCAGCTCCTCTTCGTGCCGCTCGAGGGGGAGCCGGTGCTGGCCATGCGCGAGATGGACGCGCTCGGCGCGCACCGGACGGCGATCCGCTACGCGGACGGCGTGCTCGGCTACCCGGAGCCGCTCGTGCACCGGCCCGACACCCACCCGATGGTCTGGGTCGCCGAGCAGCTGCGCGAGCGCGGGCACGCCCGCCGCGGCCGCATCGGCTTCGAGGGCGACGCGCATTTCTTCGCGGTGCGCTCGTACCTCGCCCTGCGCGAGGGGATCCCCGAATGGGACCTCGTGGAGAGCCGGGAGCTCGTGAACTGGGTGCGGCTCGTGAAGTCCGACTTCGAGATCGGCGAGATGCGGGCCGCCGGGCGGGTCGCGAGCGCCGCGATGCGCGCGGCCGTCGACGCGATCGAGGAGGGCGTGCCGCTGTACGAGCTCGCCGCCCGGGTCCAGGCCGCGCAGGCCCGCGGCGTGGCGGGGGCCGACGGCGACTACCCCGCCATCGTCCCGATGTTCCTCTACGGCGACGGCGCGGACACGCCGCACCTCACCTGGACCGACGAGCGCTTCGGCGCCGACACGGCCGTCTCGATCGAGCTCGCGGGCGCGCACCACCGCTACCACGCCCCGCTCGCCCGCACCGTCGCGCTCGGCCGCCCGAGCCCCGAGCTCGAGCGCCTCGCCGCCGTCACGGTCGAGGGCCTCGACGCCGCGCTCGCCGTGCTCGAGCCCGGCAGGACCCCGGCCGACGCGCACGCGGCGTTCTCGCGCGTCCTCGCCGGGCACGGACTCGAGAAGCGCTCCCGCCTCGGCTACTCGATCGGCATCGGCTTCCCGCCGGACTGGGGCGAGCGCACCGTCAGCCTGCGCGCCGACGACCGCACCGAGCTGCGGGAGAACATGACCTTCCACGTCATCGCCGGCATGTGGATGACCGGCTACGGCTTCGAGGCCTCCGAATCCGTGCGCGTGGCCCCCGGTGGCGCCGACGTGCTCACCGACGCCCCGCGACGCCTCATCGTGAAGGAGACGCCATGA
- a CDS encoding LysR family transcriptional regulator, with protein MLDVDKLTLLREVAVHGGISAAAQALRTTPSNVSQQLRRLEGALGIALLEARGRGVRLTPAAEALVRRTEDVLAILEEAEAELAEQRTGRGGGPSGAREVRLVGFHSFAVGLLGDVVARLGRSAPGLRLVFEEREPEGALAEVLARRADIAVVDEYAGYPRPPAAGIVRIGIGHEPVVPYLPAGSGAAAELDWAMEPESSDAARWALGLCRSAGFEPRVRYVSPDPSVHRRLLELGHAAAFLPATAAAGLPRRVRAAPDLPGGCTASTPWCCAAARSGPRRTRRAAPRSRRRSGPRSPLTTPCSRRRRAAPLP; from the coding sequence ATGCTCGACGTCGACAAGCTGACGCTGCTGCGCGAGGTCGCCGTGCACGGCGGCATCTCGGCGGCCGCGCAGGCGCTGCGCACGACGCCGTCGAACGTGTCGCAGCAGCTGCGCCGCCTCGAGGGCGCGCTCGGGATCGCGCTGCTCGAGGCGCGCGGCCGCGGCGTCAGGCTCACCCCGGCCGCAGAGGCGCTCGTGCGCCGCACCGAGGACGTGCTCGCCATCCTCGAGGAGGCCGAGGCGGAGCTCGCCGAGCAGCGGACGGGCCGCGGCGGCGGGCCGTCGGGCGCGCGCGAGGTGCGTCTCGTCGGGTTCCACTCCTTCGCCGTCGGGCTGCTCGGCGATGTCGTCGCCCGGCTCGGCCGGAGCGCCCCGGGCCTCCGCCTCGTCTTCGAGGAGCGGGAGCCCGAGGGCGCCCTCGCCGAGGTGCTGGCGCGGCGCGCCGACATCGCCGTGGTCGACGAGTACGCGGGGTACCCGCGGCCGCCCGCGGCCGGGATCGTGCGGATCGGGATCGGGCACGAGCCCGTCGTGCCGTACCTGCCCGCGGGCTCCGGCGCCGCGGCCGAGCTCGACTGGGCGATGGAGCCCGAGTCGAGCGACGCGGCGCGCTGGGCGCTCGGGCTGTGCCGGAGCGCAGGCTTCGAGCCGCGGGTGCGCTACGTCTCGCCGGATCCCTCCGTGCACCGGCGCCTGCTCGAGCTCGGCCACGCCGCGGCCTTCCTGCCCGCCACCGCGGCGGCGGGGCTCCCCCGCCGCGTGCGCGCCGCGCCGGATCTCCCCGGGGGCTGCACCGCGAGCACGCCCTGGTGCTGCGCCGCGGCACGGAGCGGTCCGCGGCGAACACGGCGTGCCGCGCCGCGATCGCGGCGGCGTTCGGGGCCGCGATCGCCGCTCACGACGCCGTGTAGCCGCCGTCGGCGGGCAGCACCGCTCCCGTGA
- a CDS encoding SDR family NAD(P)-dependent oxidoreductase → MSGRGLGTALVTGGTSGIGLAIARGLVARGFGVVVTGRTVPERGLGSGIRGIAIDHARPDAAHAVVAELDALGDAGAVDWEAEPLTALVNNVGRRHNDRIAELERDSLLETFALNTVSHMLLTRALAPRLGAAAGGRGAAGERRSTAIVNISSRLAAVGMPGVSGYAASKGALNAFTVAAAVELAPSGVRVNAVAPGMTRTPLIAAWLAEQPDPEAAEAEVSARVPLARLAQPEDIAGAAVFLASPESGYITGAVLPADGGYTAS, encoded by the coding sequence ATGAGCGGCCGGGGTCTCGGCACCGCCCTGGTGACGGGCGGGACGTCCGGGATCGGGCTCGCGATCGCCCGCGGGCTCGTCGCGCGCGGCTTCGGCGTCGTCGTGACGGGGCGCACGGTCCCCGAGCGGGGCCTCGGCTCGGGGATCCGCGGCATCGCGATCGACCACGCGCGCCCCGACGCGGCCCACGCGGTCGTGGCGGAGCTCGACGCGCTCGGCGACGCGGGCGCGGTCGACTGGGAGGCGGAGCCGCTCACGGCGCTCGTCAACAACGTCGGCCGGCGCCACAACGACCGTATCGCGGAGCTCGAACGCGACTCGCTGCTCGAGACCTTCGCGCTCAACACCGTGTCGCACATGCTGCTCACCCGCGCCCTCGCGCCGCGCCTCGGCGCGGCGGCCGGCGGGCGCGGGGCCGCGGGCGAGCGGCGCAGCACCGCGATCGTCAACATCAGCTCCCGTCTCGCGGCCGTCGGCATGCCGGGCGTGAGCGGCTACGCGGCGAGCAAGGGAGCGCTCAACGCCTTCACCGTGGCCGCGGCGGTCGAGCTCGCGCCGAGCGGCGTGCGCGTCAACGCGGTCGCGCCCGGCATGACGCGCACGCCGCTCATCGCGGCCTGGCTCGCCGAGCAGCCCGACCCCGAGGCCGCGGAGGCGGAGGTCTCGGCGCGCGTCCCGCTCGCCCGGCTCGCGCAGCCGGAGGACATCGCGGGCGCCGCCGTCTTCCTCGCCTCCCCCGAGTCCGGGTACATCACGGGAGCGGTGCTGCCCGCCGACGGCGGCTACACGGCGTCGTGA
- a CDS encoding amidohydrolase — MRVDCIIEHARILTQDEERPASDRLAVLHGRVVALGDDCAGLVAARTVDAGGAVVVPGFNDAHAHSVWFGHTLLETDLSACAGLDELYERIARAAERGRSEPEADPDAWIVASGYNQMDTGGVYPDAAALDRAAGGRPVWVKHTSGHSCIVSGRGMALLGIDGTERFDGGLVVLDDAGRPTGLLEESAMELVQSRLLPASQDRIVAALAAAGAVYAAEGLTSVTDAGIGGGWIGHSAQEFAAYQTALERGLLRTRMQPMLVGDVLRDVPLGAETFRGLPGGLRSGLGDERLQLGPVKMFLDGSILGNTARMSEGYCNHPGNHGYFQGDVEEMRGRALAAARAGWALAMHAVGDEAVGLAIGILRELEAEGVRPPLPHRIEHGGVVTDTQLAELARLGVPIVAQPYFLRAYGDGFRGYIGDARAAASFRLASLVRAGLPVAGSSDRPVAPGRPLAVMQAAVERLTDSGWVYGADERLTAAEALRAYTVGSAEATGWGGRKGRLAPGYLADLAVLSDDPTRVDPGRIGRIEVLATAVGGAPTHDAAGLFGEAAA, encoded by the coding sequence ATGCGCGTCGACTGCATCATCGAGCACGCGAGGATCCTCACGCAGGACGAGGAGCGGCCCGCGAGCGACCGGCTCGCGGTGCTGCACGGGCGCGTGGTCGCGCTCGGGGACGACTGCGCCGGGCTCGTGGCCGCGCGCACCGTCGATGCCGGCGGCGCGGTCGTCGTGCCCGGCTTCAACGACGCGCACGCGCACTCCGTCTGGTTCGGCCACACGCTGCTGGAGACGGACCTCTCGGCCTGCGCCGGGCTCGACGAGCTCTACGAGCGGATCGCGCGCGCCGCCGAGCGGGGGCGGTCCGAGCCGGAGGCCGATCCCGATGCGTGGATCGTGGCGTCCGGATACAACCAGATGGACACCGGGGGCGTCTACCCCGACGCCGCGGCCCTCGACCGGGCCGCCGGCGGGCGACCGGTCTGGGTCAAGCACACCTCGGGCCACTCCTGCATCGTCAGCGGACGGGGCATGGCGCTGCTCGGCATCGACGGGACGGAGCGCTTCGACGGGGGCCTCGTCGTCCTCGACGACGCGGGCCGGCCGACGGGCCTGCTCGAGGAGTCCGCGATGGAACTCGTGCAGTCGCGCCTGCTGCCGGCGTCGCAGGACCGGATCGTCGCCGCGCTCGCCGCCGCGGGGGCCGTCTACGCGGCGGAGGGGCTCACGAGCGTGACGGACGCCGGCATCGGCGGCGGCTGGATCGGGCACAGCGCCCAGGAGTTCGCGGCCTATCAGACGGCGCTCGAGCGCGGCCTGCTGCGCACCCGCATGCAGCCGATGCTCGTGGGCGACGTCCTCAGGGACGTCCCGCTCGGCGCGGAGACGTTCCGCGGGCTCCCCGGCGGGCTCCGCAGCGGGCTCGGCGACGAGCGGCTGCAACTCGGGCCCGTCAAGATGTTCCTCGACGGCTCCATCCTCGGCAACACCGCGCGCATGTCGGAGGGGTACTGCAACCACCCGGGCAACCACGGCTACTTCCAGGGAGACGTCGAGGAGATGCGCGGCCGCGCGCTCGCCGCGGCCCGCGCCGGCTGGGCGCTCGCGATGCACGCGGTCGGCGACGAGGCCGTTGGGCTCGCGATCGGGATCCTGCGCGAGCTCGAGGCGGAGGGCGTGCGGCCGCCGCTGCCGCACCGCATCGAGCACGGCGGCGTCGTGACCGACACCCAACTCGCGGAGCTCGCGCGGCTCGGGGTGCCGATCGTGGCGCAGCCGTACTTCCTGCGCGCCTACGGCGACGGGTTCCGGGGATACATCGGGGACGCGCGCGCCGCCGCATCGTTCCGGCTCGCGAGCCTGGTGCGCGCCGGGCTCCCGGTCGCGGGGAGCTCGGACCGCCCCGTCGCACCGGGGCGCCCGCTCGCCGTGATGCAGGCGGCCGTCGAGCGTCTCACGGACTCGGGCTGGGTCTACGGGGCGGATGAACGGCTCACGGCGGCCGAGGCGCTGCGCGCCTACACGGTCGGCTCGGCCGAGGCGACCGGCTGGGGCGGGCGCAAGGGGCGTCTCGCCCCCGGCTACCTCGCGGACCTCGCGGTGCTCTCGGACGACCCCACGCGGGTCGACCCGGGACGGATCGGCCGGATCGAGGTGCTCGCCACCGCCGTCGGCGGCGCGCCCACGCACGACGCGGCGGGCCTGTTCGGAGAGGCGGCGGCATGA
- a CDS encoding MFS transporter — protein sequence MTELPAPSAAGPARTTDVDPKTIRKAVAASAMGNAIEWFDYGVYAVAATYITLNFFPSDTGTGTVWTLATFALSFLVRPLGGMFWGPLGDRIGRKGVLALTILMMAASTFLIGCLPNHDAIGMWAPALLILLRMVQGFSTGGEYGGAATFMAEYAPDKKRGFYGSFLETGTLGGFALGSLIVLLVSLALGTEIMGEWGWRIPFLIAGPLGLIGFYLRSKLEDTPVFQEQEEQNAQAAKEGVQRGVWKELFTHYWKAMLIMSGLVIALNVVNYTLLTYMPTYLEHSVGIDPTVVLVVMFIGQFGMMLCVPFCGGLSDRLRRKPMWIFSLVGLFVCAIPLYLLMGQGLGWAIVAFVLLGLLYIPQLATISATFPAFFPTHVRYAGFAITYNVATAIFGGTAPMVNEALIESTGFILWPAVYMMAACVVGLVAALAMKDTTGVSIRTAPVGVVAVGERIPAPGEAVARPA from the coding sequence ATGACCGAACTGCCAGCCCCCAGCGCCGCGGGCCCGGCCCGGACGACGGACGTCGACCCGAAGACGATCCGCAAGGCGGTCGCCGCCTCCGCAATGGGCAACGCGATCGAATGGTTCGACTACGGCGTCTACGCCGTCGCGGCCACCTACATCACCCTCAACTTCTTCCCGTCCGACACGGGCACCGGGACCGTCTGGACGCTCGCCACCTTCGCCCTCTCCTTCCTCGTCCGCCCGCTCGGCGGCATGTTCTGGGGCCCGCTCGGCGACCGGATCGGCCGCAAGGGGGTGCTCGCGCTCACGATCCTCATGATGGCGGCGTCGACGTTCCTCATCGGCTGCCTCCCCAACCACGACGCGATCGGGATGTGGGCCCCGGCGCTGCTCATCCTGCTGCGCATGGTCCAGGGCTTCTCGACCGGCGGCGAGTACGGGGGAGCGGCGACGTTCATGGCCGAGTACGCGCCGGACAAGAAGCGCGGCTTCTACGGCAGCTTCCTCGAGACCGGCACGCTCGGCGGATTCGCGCTCGGCTCCCTGATCGTGCTGCTCGTGAGCCTCGCGCTCGGCACCGAGATCATGGGGGAGTGGGGCTGGCGCATCCCGTTCCTCATCGCCGGCCCGCTCGGCCTCATCGGCTTCTATCTGCGGAGCAAGCTCGAGGACACGCCCGTGTTCCAGGAGCAGGAGGAGCAGAACGCGCAGGCGGCGAAGGAGGGCGTGCAGCGCGGCGTGTGGAAGGAGCTCTTCACCCACTACTGGAAGGCGATGCTCATCATGTCGGGGCTCGTCATCGCCCTCAACGTCGTCAACTACACGCTCCTCACCTACATGCCCACCTATCTCGAGCACAGCGTCGGCATCGACCCGACCGTCGTCCTCGTCGTGATGTTCATCGGGCAGTTCGGGATGATGCTCTGCGTGCCGTTCTGCGGCGGGCTCTCCGATCGGCTCCGCCGCAAGCCGATGTGGATCTTCTCGCTCGTCGGGCTCTTCGTCTGCGCGATCCCCCTCTACCTGCTCATGGGGCAGGGACTCGGCTGGGCCATCGTCGCATTCGTGCTGCTCGGGCTCCTCTACATCCCGCAGCTGGCCACCATCTCCGCGACCTTCCCCGCGTTCTTCCCGACGCACGTGCGGTACGCGGGCTTCGCGATCACCTACAACGTGGCGACGGCGATCTTCGGCGGCACCGCTCCGATGGTGAACGAGGCGCTCATCGAGTCCACCGGGTTCATCCTGTGGCCGGCGGTCTACATGATGGCCGCGTGCGTCGTCGGCCTCGTCGCGGCGCTCGCCATGAAGGACACCACGGGCGTCTCGATCCGCACCGCACCGGTCGGCGTCGTCGCGGTCGGCGAGCGCATCCCCGCGCCGGGCGAGGCGGTCGCCCGCCCCGCCTGA